Proteins from one Choloepus didactylus isolate mChoDid1 chromosome 4, mChoDid1.pri, whole genome shotgun sequence genomic window:
- the CPSF2 gene encoding cleavage and polyadenylation specificity factor subunit 2 — protein MTSIIKLTTLSGVQEESALCYLLQVDEFRFLLDCGWDEHFSMDIIDSLRKHVHQIDAVLLSHPDPLHLGALPYAVGKLGLNCAIYATIPVYKMGQMFMYDLYQSRHNTEDFTLFTLDDVDAAFDKIQQLKFSQIVNLKGKGHGLSITPLPAGHMIGGTIWKIVKDGEEEIVYAVDFNHKREIHLNGCSLEMLSRPSLLITDSFNATYVQPRRKQRDEQLLTNVLETLRGDGNVLIAVDTAGRVLELAQLLDQIWRTKDAGLGVYSLALLNNVSYNVVEFSKSQVEWMSDKLMRCFEDKRNNPFQFRHLSLCHGLSDLARVPSPKVVLASQPDLECGFSRDLFIQWCQDPKNSVILTYRTTPGTLARFLIDNPSEKVTEIELRKRVKLEGKELEEYLEKEKLKKEAAKKLEQSKEADIDSSDESDTEEDIDQPSAHKTKHDLMMKGEGSRKGSFFKQAKKSYPMFPAPEERIKWDEYGEIIKPEDFLVPELQATEEEKSKLESGLTNGDEPMDQDLSDVPTKCISTTESIEIKARVTYIDYEGRSDGDSIKKIINQMKPRQLIIVHGPPEASQDLAECCRAFGGKDIKVYMPKLHETVDATSETHIYQVRLKDSLVSSLQFCKAKDAELAWIDGVLDMRVSKVDTGVILEEGELKDDGEDSEMQVDAPSDSSVIAQQKAMKSLFGEDEKETGEESEIIPTLEPLPPHEVPGHQSVFMNEPRLSDFKQVLLREGIQAEFVGGVLVCNNQVAVRRTETGRIGLEGCLCQDFYRIRDLLYEQYAIV, from the exons GCATGTTCACCAGATTGATGCTGTACTATTGTCTCACCCTGATCCTCTCCATCTTGGTGCCCTCCCATATGCTGTTGGAAAGTTGGGTCTGAACTGTGCCATCTATGCAACCATTCCTGTTTATAAAATGGGACAGATGTTCATGTATGATCTTTATCAG TCTCGACACAATACAGAAGATTTTACGCTCTTTACATTAGATGATGTGGATGCAGCCTTTGATAAAATACAGCAGCTAAAATTCTCTCAGATTGTGAatttgaaag GCAAAGGACATGGCTTGTCTATCACACCTCTGCCAGCCGGACATATGATAGGTGGAACGATATGGAAAATAGTCAAagatggagaagaagaaattgtTTACGCAGTTGACTTCAACCACAAGAGGGAGAT CCATTTAAATGGATGTTCCCTGGAAATGCTAAGCAGACCCTCCCTACTAATCACAGATTCGTTTAATGCTACTTATGTTCAGCCTCGACGAAAACAGAGGGATGAGCAACTTCTGA CAAATGTTTTGGAAACACTTCGAGGTGATGGAAATGTATTAATAGCAGTGGACACTGCAGGCAGAGTTTTGGAACTTGCTCAACTTCTTGATCAAATTTGGAGAACTAAAGATGCAGGATTGGGTGTTTACTCATTGGCACTCCTAAATAATGTCAGTTATAATGTGGTGGAGTTTTCTAAGTCCCAG GTAGAATGGATGAGTGATAAATTGATGAGATGTTTTGAAGACAAAAGAAATAATCCATTTCAGTTTCGCCATCTGTCCTTATGTCATGGTCTTTCTGACCTGGCTCGAGTACCTAGCCCCAAAGTTGTGCTCGCCAGCCAACCTGATCTCGAATGTGGATTTTCAAGGGATCTCTTTATTCAGTGGTGTCAGGACCCTAAAAACTCAGTCATCCTAACTTACAGAACTACTCCTGGGACTTTAGCACGCTTCCTAATTGATAACCCTTCTGAGAAAGTTACAGAAATAGAG ttgcgGAAACGTGTGAAGCTTGAAGGGAAGGAACTTGAGGAATACTTGGAAAAAGAGAAGCTAAAGAAAGAAGCTGCTAAAAAACTTGAGCAATCAAAAGA GGCAGATATAGATTCCAGTGATGAGAGTGACACTGAAGAAGATATTGACCAGCCATCAGCTCATAAGACTAAACATGACCTGATGATGAAAGGTGAAGGTAGTCGTAAAGGAAGTTTCTTCAAACAGGCTAAAAAGTCTTATCCTATGTTTCCTGCCCCGGAAGAAAGAATTAAATGGGATGAATATGGAGAGATTATCAA ACCAGAGGATTTCTTGGTGCCAGAACTTCAAgctactgaagaagaaaaaagcaaattggAGTCGGGCTTGACAAATGGAGATGAGCCCATGGATCAAGATTTATCTGATGTTCCTACCAAGTGTATTTCCACAACAGAGTCTATTGAAATAAA AGCCAGGGTTACTTACATAGACTATGAAGGGCGATCTGATGGggattccattaaaaaaatcattaatcaAATGAAACCACGACAGTTGATCATTGTTCATGGACCACCAGAAGCCAGTCAAGATCTTGCAGAGTGCTGCCGTGCGTTTGGTGGGAAAGATATTAAAGTGTATATGCCAAAGCTACACGAAACAGTTGATGCCACTAGTGAAACTCACATCTACCAG GTGAGATTAAAAGACTCACTTGTCAGCTCTCTTCAGTTTTGTAAGGCAAAAGATGCTGAATTAGCTTGGATAGATGGTGTCTTAGACATGAGAGTTTCCAAAGTGGACACAGGAGTTATTTTAGAAGAAGGAGAGCTGAAGGATGATGGAGAAGATTCAGAAATGCAGGTGGATGCTCCTTCAGATTCTAGTGTTATAGCACAACAAAAGGCCATGAAAAGCCTTTTTGGAGAGGATGAGAAAGAAACAGGTGAAGAAAGTGAGATCATTCCTACTTTGGAACCTTTGCCACCTCATGAG GTTCCTGGACATCAGTCCGTGTTTATGAATGAACCTAGACTCTCAGACTTCAAACAAGTTCTTTTACGGGAGGGGATTCAAGCTGAATTTGTAGGAGGTGTACTTGTTTGCAACAATCAAGTTGCAGTCCGTAGA ACTGAAACTGGACGCATTGGATTAGAAGGTTGCCTTTGTCAAGATTTTTATAGGATAAGAGACCTTTTATATGAACAATATGCCATTGTGTAA